Part of the Arvicanthis niloticus isolate mArvNil1 chromosome 3, mArvNil1.pat.X, whole genome shotgun sequence genome is shown below.
CCAGCCCCCGTCACTTCATCCTTTCTtttggggaagagagaggagagacatggtCTATATAAAAATTGACTGGCCATTCATTctggaccctcctgcctcagcactgtACCCTCCCCCAGCTTATGCTAGAATTAGTTTGGGCCTTATTAAATACCTCCTTCAATTCTGAAAAGACCCCTGGGTTTATCTACTTGTACAATCTTTTGTCTATTTAAAATATGAGGAGCAGGCTACAAAATAGCTACAGAGGTTTTCATTTTGTGAggttctgttttacttttttgaggtCTCATCCTGTACCTCCTGCTGGCCTAGAAGGCTCTACAATCTACCCGCCTTGGCCTCCAAAGAACCTGGGccacaggcatgagccatcattAAGGCAGGCACTTTTTAATCTCTAGAGTGTGGGGCACTGCAGAgttagctcagtgggtaaatagGTAAAATAGCCTTGCTATGAAAGTATGGGAACCCAAACTGAAATCCTAACACTCTAGTAAAAAGGGTGTAACCCCCAACATGCTGAGGGCCAGAAACCAGACTAGTTCAAGGAGACTTTAACCCGAAGGAGTAAGGTGGAGATGCCCCTGCTACACAGCATAGACGTGCAAATACAGTCACACGCTCAAATATCTTTTGCTTTTTTACAGTCTCTTGCCATTCCTTCCCATCACAGGTAAAATTCAGCACGGCTCTAGGAGCTCCAGCTTACCTTTCCTTTCCCGCCTGATCCCACAGCCACGACCGTTGCCTGCAATACTTTTCCTTGAGACTTTTCTGGAAGCATAATGCCACCTTTGGTTACAGTTTCAGCGGCACTCCTTTCAACCAATACTCTGTCAAAGAGCGGAAGAAACTTCCTAAAAGCTTGTCCAGCCTGTGGAGAGAAatgtgttgtaaaaaaaaaaaaaaaaaaaaaaaaaaaaaaaaaaaactgtaattaaGTTCCAAGTGTCAGAACACGAACAGTTAATACCACTGCGAGCCTTAACTCAACAGGTCAAAGCGTTTCACAATGACAAGAAAATTCAAAGTGTACCTTTAGAATATACTCTTCAACGTTCCACTCTATAAAGGCCAAATTAAGTTTCATTTCCCTGTCTGCTTTAAGGGGGTCTTCACCGCTCATCAGCAATCTCAACCTTGGTCTATTCCAAGGTCAaacatttcctttattttcttttcctttaaattcaAGTAACCGGGGAGTGGTATCAATTTTTGAGCCCGGACATACTTTTTCTCCAACACAGGACACATCCACGAAAGCCCTGCCAGGGCAGGTGGGCTTGCGCGTGTGCACCCGGGTTCCCGCCCCCTGCCCCAAACGCCTGCCGCACACGTGCGTGCAGAAAAGCCGTGGTGGGGAAATGGTCGGGCAGGCCTCGCTTCTGCAGAGCCATGGGCGGACGCCGGACACTGAGCGGACCGCTGTCCTGCTAGTCCCAAAGCGCACATGGGCTCTCCGTGGGCCGCAGGCCGAACCGGACCCGCAGGCCTGCCGGCCACCACGAGACACTCACCATGACTTGCGCCACCACAGCTCCGGACTCTGTACTCGGGCCGCGGCTGCAAGGAGAGTCCTGCGGGCCGGCTCAGGACACGTGAAAAAGGCCGCGCAGCGCGCAGGCGCACTCCGCCTCTGAGCGTGAGAGAGGGCGGCCTCGCCAGCGCGCGCGCCGATTGGTGGCGACGGCTCCGCGCAGGCCGCGGATACGGGCAGCCGGCCGGAGGCGGAAGAAAAGGGGAGCACTTTCTAGGCTTTTCCAGGCCGGCCGCCGAGGTGAAAGAACGAGCCCCCTCCCGGAAATGACGCTACTTGACCTTTCACCCACGGAGAGCGCGGGGCCTTCTGGAAGGTTCTAGAACCGAGCGCGGCCCGGGAACCAGCGTACGGCGGCGGGAGCGGGCCGAGGCCGCCGGGCTGAGGCCGCTTAGGTACGGAGGGCGGGGCCGCGCGCGCCGCATGCAGATTGCGGGGCCCGGGCGTGCGCGAGAGcggggcgcgcgcgcgcgcacgcgggGCCGTGGGGCGGGGCCGGGGAGGGAGGGGACTAGGGCTCATTGCGGTGCGCGCCCAGTGCTGGGTCCCTCACTCGCCGTAGACGGCCTGCCTCGCCTCGAGCTCTCTCGCCGCCGCCCCGCAGGTACGCGGCCTCTGCGTGCACGGCGCCCCGGCGCTCGCAGGCCTGCTTGCAGAGCGGACCGAGCACGGAGGGCTGGGGGAGAAGTCTGCCAGCGACGCCGCAGGCCCCGCTCACTTGTCCAGGCCCAGCAGGGCCACGCTGGTTTTATCACGTGCGGCGGGGACCACGCGACCTAGGCCAAGCGCGGGAGCAAGGGCGGGCTAGGGTGGGAGCAATTTCGGCCCTCTGGTGCCACCTGCGCCTGGCACACTGCAGGACTCTGTCGGAGGGTGGTCGCGGTCCTCTAGTCCGCCGTGGCCACGGCGATCCGGCGCCTTCACTTTGACCTTGCTCGGGGCCCCTGGTCGGGACGACACGTGGGGCCGCGCGGCTGCGCTGAGCTACGGTCCTTTTCCTCCGGCCTTGTTACCTGCTGTGCTACAGTAGCTCCGGGTGGATACCAGGCGACACTCTCCATAGAGGGTTTTGCACCGTCATGAGTACGTCTGCAGTTCTCTAGGTGCTTGGGTTTAGAACCTGCCTTGCTTACaccaacttggtttttttttttttttccacccccCAGATACTTTTCGGAGTGGGTCTGCTCCCAAGGCCGTTTTGGCAGTGAAAGATTAACTCGAGAGAGCAGGAGTGGGGATGTGGTTTCGTGTGCTTTGTGCTAGTGCTGTAGGTCAGGCATGGGGGCAGTCTCCATGATCAGTTGGCTAGCAGATCATGTCCTGAATCTGCAGCGCCGTTTgtggcccaggcatggtggttagCAGAGGACAGCCGAGCTCCAACCTAGCCACCATGTTTTGAAGCATGGTTGGACAAGTTTGtagtcatacttttttttttttttttccctcctccagAAATGCTTCGACTACCCACAGTCCTTCGCCAGATGAGACCAGTGTCCCGGGCACTGGCTCCTCATCTCACTCGGGCCTATGCCAAAGATGTAAAATTTGGTGCAGATGCTCGAGCCTTAATGCTTCAAGGTGTAGACCTTTTAGCCGATGCTGTAGCTGTTACAATGGGGCCAAAGGTACCAGTATACTTAAGTCGTGTTAAAGAGTAGTGTTCTGTAGCTGCAAGACAGCATTATGTTACCAAGTTTTGTGAAAATCTGATTTGCATGTGGTACAACTTTTAGTGGTTTGGGGGTGTTTCTTAGAAGGTTTGTTAGCATCCTTATGATTCTAGGTGTCCTTATGCTTGCTTCAGTCGATTTGGGGGACTTTTGTCTATTACTATGATGCAATAGAGTAGTAATAGCTCAAGGAGGATTTTCAAACCAGAGTCATGattgtgtgcatgcttgcattaAATTTTGGATCCCTTCCCAGTAGTGAGAGGGTATAGAGGGGAAAGTACAAGTCTAATAATACCTCAAAGTATATAGCTGTAATGTGAGGATCATTCATTGTTCTGAAATAGTCCAACCTACAAGGCAAATGCACTAGCATAGAATCATTACATTTTTCAAGGTTTCTGTGTTTTACATGCATtgttattttgcctgcatttgtgACTGAGGGTGCCAAGGTTCTGGGGGCTGacttggtcctttggaagaggagCCTATACACTGAGCCACCTTTGCTTTACATACTTTATGggctttgttgttttgggtttttgtttgtttttcaagacagcatttctccagtagcccaggctgtcctggaactcagagatccatccatctgcttctgcaACACATTTCACCAGACTGGTCTCACTTGCCCTTGGAGAAAGACCTTTGTGGTCTCTCATTCATCCCTTCATTGTACATACCTTATGGTTTCTACAGTTCTCACATTGCAAAGGTTTATCTGgttttgagagttttgctagctTTGTGACAAGGCTATCCTTGAACAACTCGTCACATCTCAAGTGTAGGGGTTCAGTGTTTTTCTCACACAGTTTTTATTAAGACAAGTTCTCTAACCATAGCTGGCCAGGTAAGCCTGGAACTCTAATCAGTGCTAAGGTCAGAGGTTGGGATCACACATCCGTGTGGCTGAATAGGGAGCTATAGTACTTTGAGGACAGCATTGGATATGGTGTACAGTCATTTTAAACTGATCTAAAGAGCTGcataagcccagcactcaggaggcttaggcaggcgaatctcttaagtttcaggaaagccatggctccaagagaaaccctgtcttgaaaacaaaacaaaaaacaccctgCATTTTTAAGTACTGTTTACATAGCTCAAGACGGAATAGAAGTGTGTTTTAAATCCAAGTTGTCAATACTATTGGTGCCATATTTGAAGTTTTTTATTTAGTGAACCAGAAGAACACATTATTATCTTACTGGCTGATACTTAGTGAATGAATTGTAAAGCaaaccatgttttaaaaatagtttgtaagcagggcagtagtggtgcatgcctcttAATTCcagccttcaggaggcagaggccagcagatctttgcgctttgtgagtttgaggacagccaaagctgcacagagaagccctgtctcagaaaacaaaacaaacccagttCATGGCCAAAACTCCAGTGCAAATGATGTGAAGAATGTTCTGGGATTTGGTGATTGACATCTGTGCTTTCTTGTTTTATAGGTGGCATGTTAGTTCCAGGAAATTCCTATTGTGCCTCAAAGTTAGACTCCTGGCAAATGAGCAGTGTCCATTTTGTCTATAGATGGTTGATTAACTTGGCTTTGAGATTTATGTTGCAGGATTATTAAGAGTGACAACTTTGAGGGTTATCATTGAGGGTTGCTATTTTTTCTGTCACTATAGGGAAGAACAGTGATTATTGAACAGAGTTGGGGAAGTCCCAAAGTAACAAAAGATGGGGTCACTGTTGCAAAGTCAATTGATTTAAaggataaatacaaaaatattggaGCTAAACTCGTTCAGGATGTTGCCAATAACACAAACGAAGAGGCTGGGGatggcaccaccactgccactgtTCTGGCACGGTCTATTGCCAAGGAGggctttgagaaaatcagcaaaggGGCTAATCCAGTGGAAATCCGGAGAGGTAAGCATGTGTCATTCATTAATCCTATCCTGTCAAgaattctgtcttcatctttgtcctttttattacatttgttgtAGAGTTTGTGAGTGTTCATTCTTGTGGAGTTTCCCTTTCCTTATGTGGGTTTCCAAGATCAAACAGGCCTTCAGGCTTGCAGGTCAAGTACATTTACCCCCCTAGACCGTCTTTCACATCTTGTTTTTTAACTTGTCTCACTTAATGAAAGTGAAAATAcagggttctctgtatagccctgggtgtTCTGGACACACTTTGTAGCTTTGTAGACCACGCTagttagcttcaaactcacagagatctgcctgcttctgccttctgagtgctgggattaaaggcaggtactaccacacctggcccaaGACCCTCTACTCTTAactttgagccatctctgcagccctaagtagtgagaattttgaaactattttttcttgttttgcttgtGCTAAGAATAAGTAGGTTTCCTTAGCCTTCCCTGGTTGGCATGATGCCCTGTATAATCCTTGCAGGTCTCAAGTTTTTGGTGTGAGCCGCCACTCAACATTTAGGTCAAGTTTTCAAAATGTTGGTTTTCAACTTACTTATTTATGAAATTGTAAATGGGTGCATACTGTGTTGTCTGGTGCAGTTAGGAGAGTGCTGGCCCGAGAGGTTGCGTGTAAATGTTAGAAGGAATCTGTAGGTTTATACTTAGCTTGGGGACCATGATAAGCATGGTAGTAACATACATTCTCGAACTAGGTGTGATGTTGGCTGTCGATGCTGTAATTGCTGAACTTAAGAAACAATCTAAACCTGTGACAACCCCTGAAGAAATTGCTCAGGTAAGGATGTTATTTCACATTTGAAAAGAATAAACTAATTTGGAtcttttggttttccaagacaaggttcctctttgtagccatggctatcctggaattcaacttgtagaccaggctgcccttgaattcaaattcccctgcctctgcttctgcctctagatTGCTTGCCCCATCACTGCCAGGCCTACTAATTTGGCTTAGTTTTACATGGCTGTAAATAAGATTTGTGTTATTTGCAAAGATATTTTTAGGTGATATCAATGTACCCTGTGCTGTATGGGTTCAAACCTAGTCCTTGAAGCATAGTAGACAAGtgttttttatgtgtgtacaccatatgcacacatgaaccCATAGAAGGTGGTGTTAGAGACAGTTGtcagccactgtgtgggtgctggatacTGACCTGAACAGTAAGTCACCTTAGCCaccgagccatccctccagccagataagggaaggactgagggtGTAGCTCCATTTAACCAGGACTTCATTGAAACTATAAAATACCAGTTTAGGGTGTCAAAGGGGAAGAAAGTTGAAAATACTAATTTTaccatttaattttaaagtaatttggtCATTTCAGGTTGCTACAATTTCTGCAAATGGAGACAAAGACATTGGGAACATCATTTCTGATGCAATGAAAAAAGTTGGAAGAAAGGGTGTCATCACAGTGAAGGCAAGTACGGGATTTGATGTTTTGATAAGACCTTCAGTGGGGTGTCACCTGTTTTCCAAATAAAAACTTGAATATCTTGTTTGTGCCAGCACAGTTCATTCCTTTCTCTTGACATCTGTGTTGAGTATGTGCTCACCATTAGTCTGAGTCAGGAGCTTTGTCTCCTGCAGCATTTCCATGCTGAGTCCCTCATGTTGGCTTTGCtcatgtttttaagacagggtctccctatgtagatAGTCAAAATTaggtttgtatttcttttaaaagaattttattttctatgtatgagtgttttttgtttgtctacacatatgtatgtatgtgtaccatatgtgtatgtggtgcttTGGAGTTCAGAAGAAGTAGCAGAATCCCTGGAACTGAGTTGAAccactatgtaggtgctgagaacctaACCCCAGTTCAAGAAAAGCAAGTGTGGCTGGGAAGCTGGGTGGCTCAGtggtcttccaggggtcctgagttcagtgcccagcaagcacatgatggtttacaaccatctCTAGTGGgatatggtgccctcttctggcacacaggtgtacatgcagatagagtacataaaatatctaaaaaaaaagaataaatgctcttaacccctgagccatctttagTTTAGCTGACCAAGTTTTGTTTCTTCACTGAAATCCATTCCtctaatttttttactttataggaTGGAAAAACCCTGAATGATGAGCTAGAAATTATTGAAGGCATGAAGTTTGATAGAGGATATATTTCCCCGTATTTTATTAACACATCAAAAGGTAAGAGCCGTTCCAAAGGTGAAATCTTCACAGTATACTTTAAGCTGTAAACTTACTGTCAGCTATAGGCAGTGAGTGTGGGTGGTACATTAAGTAAAAATTGTGATGTTTTAACCATTAATGGTTCAGCAATTAAATTTCAAGAGAAGAACATGAGTTACTGGTCTCACTGTGGAAGTAAATTGTTTTCACAGTACTATTAGAATTTGGTTTTTACTGCTCACTATATTTACAGGTCAAAAATGTGAATTCCAAGATGCCTATGTTTTGTTGagtgaaaagaaaatttctaGTGTTCAGTCCATTGTACCTGCTCTTGAAATTGCTAATGCTCACCGGAAGCCTTTGGTCATAATCGCTGAAGATGTTGACGGAGAAGCTCTAAGCACACTGGTTTTGAACAGGTAATAGATAAATGGATTGGGCTGTCTATATATTTTTAGGTAGAGGGTGATTTCTATTGCTTTTTTGAAATTGCATGTGTGAGTTGTGATACATGATATAGTGCTCTGTGCACTATGAGTCCGTCTCAAGCTGCTCTCAAATGCACATAATCCttgagcctctgcctcccacagctTCCCAGAGAGAACCACCATGTCTTTGAACACTGGTGTGGTTAGCACTAACGCCCAGCTGTGTCTGCACTGTAAGAGCAGCAGTTCTTTAAGAAGGGATCAGCTTGGAACAAATTCGGATGAGTAGGGGTCCCCATCTCGTCCTTTTTAAGACCAGAAGTTGTGGGGAAAGAGTAGGATCAGGATAGTGCTAGAACTTACCAGGAACTGAACTAGATGCTGTCTCCCAACTCCCCTTCAGTTTACATCTTACACAGTTAAATCTTCTTTACAGGCTAAAAGTTGGTCTTCAGGTTGTAGCAGTCAAAGCTCCAGGGTTTGGGGACAATAGGAAGAACCAGCTTAAAGATATGGCTATTGCTACTGGTGGTGCGGTAAGTAAACCTTATACTGCTTTGCTCAGTGATGTTTATGCTTCCAGATTGCACATAAATTGTATACTAAACAAATAGATGGGCTTGTTTCTTTCTATTGGATATTTGGAACACAGGGATTGGATTAAGGTCACATTTCTAACTTACTGAGCCTGGCCTGAGAATGGACATGATTAAAAGTTCTCAAAACTTAAAACTAACTCTAATGTGTGTAAGtgattttatttacactttgTTCTTGTATATCAGTGGCCTTGACATCtcaaaaacacatttctttttctggatttttaagctttgtgtgtatgggtattttgtgtggtgtatgcataCCAGAAGGCATCCATTCAGTCCCATAGGACtacagttatagacagttgtaggctgccatatggatgctgggacttgaacgcAGGACACCTGGAAGAGCAGAATAGCCctccagtgctcttgactgctaagACATCTTGCAAACCCTGAAAAGCTGGTCCTCTGCACAGAATGTCTGTGGCATATAGTAATAAGCCTGCT
Proteins encoded:
- the Hspe1 gene encoding 10 kDa heat shock protein, mitochondrial isoform X1, with translation MSGEDPLKADREMKLNLAFIEWNVEEYILKAGQAFRKFLPLFDRVLVERSAAETVTKGGIMLPEKSQGKVLQATVVAVGSGGKGKGGEIQPVSVKVGDKVLLPEYGGTKVVLDDKDYFLFRDGDILGKYVD
- the Hspe1 gene encoding 10 kDa heat shock protein, mitochondrial isoform X2; protein product: MAGQAFRKFLPLFDRVLVERSAAETVTKGGIMLPEKSQGKVLQATVVAVGSGGKGKGGEIQPVSVKVGDKVLLPEYGGTKVVLDDKDYFLFRDGDILGKYVD
- the Hspd1 gene encoding 60 kDa heat shock protein, mitochondrial, encoding MLRLPTVLRQMRPVSRALAPHLTRAYAKDVKFGADARALMLQGVDLLADAVAVTMGPKGRTVIIEQSWGSPKVTKDGVTVAKSIDLKDKYKNIGAKLVQDVANNTNEEAGDGTTTATVLARSIAKEGFEKISKGANPVEIRRGVMLAVDAVIAELKKQSKPVTTPEEIAQVATISANGDKDIGNIISDAMKKVGRKGVITVKDGKTLNDELEIIEGMKFDRGYISPYFINTSKGQKCEFQDAYVLLSEKKISSVQSIVPALEIANAHRKPLVIIAEDVDGEALSTLVLNRLKVGLQVVAVKAPGFGDNRKNQLKDMAIATGGAVFGEEGLNLNLEDVQAHDLGKVGEVIVTKDDAMLLKGKGDKAHIEKRIQEITEQLDITTSEYEKEKLNERLAKLSDGVAVLKVGGTSDVEVNEKKDRVTDALNATRAAVEEGIVLGGGCALLRCIPALDSLKPANEDQKIGIEIIKRALKIPAMTIAKNAGVEGSLIVEKILQSSSEVGYDAMLGDFVNMVEKGIIDPTKVVRTALLDAAGVASLLTTAEAVVTEIPKEEKDPGMGAMGGMGGGMGGGMF